The genomic window GTTTCTGAACAAGTTAATACAACTACATTCATGACTTAAAGCTTCGGCTACACGGGCGGCAAATAGCCTTTTCGGAGCAGGTGAACATTTATACTTTGATTAAAGACGGTGTTTAGACTCACCTAGGCAATAATTTCCTTAATTTAAAGTACATGTAACTTGTTAGCAATGTTTTGATTAATGTTGGCCTTTATTCCAAAACCAATCAATCATTGTTGACTGACTGTAGTTTTGTTGCTGATTAGTTCAGGGAAATCATTCTATTAAAGCATTAACATGTTTAATGAAAGCGTAGaccgaagaaaaaaagaaacgttAAAAGCACGAATCTGAAGTTGCATGTAATTGTGGTGTGCGTTTGCAACATGAATCCTTATTGACAAATGTACATTAAATGGAACTAGTCTAAACCTTAGCTGGCACTGATAATATTTTTGCTTTTTAAATAACATGAAATACTAGTTTAAAGCTTTCATGTATCCACAAGTGTCAGGATCACAAGCAAGTATATGGATTCATATAGCTGTTACAAGACAAATGTTTAAAATAATCCAAATATTGATTCTGCGATACCCGcttttacagtaggcctacagataGAATTTCGATTTAATTAGGCTACATCTTTAAAATATCTAATGAAATATAATGTATAGAGTTAACAAAGCAGAGTTGTTACCAATAAAAAACTAAAACTGAAATCGGATCGACACATTCTTTTTTATTGAAAGTGTGATAAACACAACAAAAGCATATTAATTTACCCGAATAAACCAGCACAAAAGATGCCAATTTCGTTTCCACTAACGAGGTATAGTATTTAGTGCTGGTGAAAAAGAAACCTGAGTTTTCTCTGCCAAATACACGGTGCTCTGCTGTCTTGTCAACAGTATTTGAAATGGTTTACCGGTGGCACGCATTCCTTCATATCTCACTGGCAGGATAAACAGTGAAGCGTCACAAACTTTTGAAACTCCTCGTTTTCAAAAAGCTCGAAATGGTGTCCATGTACAATATTTCCATGTAAAAATGGAAATTAAAATGCAACAAGTGGAAATCTAAGTAATATATACACACCAATGTACATgtttaaataaataacaaatTGTGTATTCTATTCTCATTCAATTAGTTTAAAGTATAGGCCCTATATACAAAATTACTTTTATTTGTAACATAAATAATTCAATTAGACCAACAACTTCAATCCAAGGAGAACAGATTAAGAGTCCAACCAGTTAGGGTTCTTTCGATCCCTTTGTGAAATCAGATTAAATTGCCTATATTGTGGACTTAACTCTTTCTCAGTAGGCTACAGATAAGTCCCATAACCAGTGTCTTCCTGGCTCAACATTCCAAGATGTCATGTGGTCTTTGTAAGCGCACAGAAGTTACCAGCACCGTGTTCCCCTCGGTAACTGGTGAATATGTTGCAGCCATGTCACAGTTtgaatattgttttttttgtcactTTGGGGAATCTATTGTAGGGGACACGGTTTGTGTTTTTTCAAGTCCTCTCACAAGCCTCTGGATGTTCTGCAGTTCGTTGATGGAATCCTTCACGGATGTTTTGGGCGATGCCGTCCTCTGGTTGGAAGCAGCTTTGATGCCACGGTGCTCCAACACCGGGCTGGTCTCTGGGCTGCTGGACTTGGACACCTCGGCCCCTGCGGGGACGCCCCCCGGCAGGCCAGTGGAGAGCAGGTTGGAGCTGGGGTGCAGAGACGTGGGGATCTGGTAAGGGTTGAAGCGTAGCCGAGGGCGAGAGCTAAGGAAGGCGCTCCTCCCCAGCGTGGAGGCAGAGCAGGCGGGCAGACCTGaagctgcagctgctgctgccaTGTAGGTGTAGGGGTACGGGAACAGCCCTCCAAAAGGGGGCAGCGAAATTCCCTGTGCAGGAATAAAACGTTTTCATTCACAATACAATTTGAATTCACTTTAATGACCCCGAAGGAAATGTAAACATTCACATTTACTCAAAACTAATTGTTGACAAATGGGAAGTGCTTGAGGCTGTTTGAATGCTGGGCTGTATAATTACCTGAGAGGCCAACATATGCTGCGACAAGTGAAATGGGAAATGATTAGGAGAGCCTTGAGAGGACAGGCCGTTCTCCAAGCCACTGGCCCCGGACACAGAGGCAAGCAGATGCCCCATACCCATGGTGGAGAATGCTCCAGGAGACATTGCAAACTGCCCAGGGTGGAAGAACAGCGGTTGGCCGGTATTTAGTGGGTTGAAAAACTGCTGACTGTGCAAGCCAGACAGGGCAAGGCTTTGCAGGTGACTGGCGCTGAAGTGTGATGGGCTTTCCGTTTGAACCATTAAAGGAGAAAAGCCCTCCTTAACCCCACTTAAGCCAGCGTCCGTGTCCTTCTTGGTAAATTCTGTCTCCTTGCGATGTTTACTGTCCAACTTGTCCTTTTCAAGATTTCGAATACTAAACACAGAGTCACTCTCTTTTCTTGCATCATGGCAGTCCATCCTCCTGTctctggggctgggaggggaggagtgctcACCCGGCGGGCTGCTGGCTCCAGGGGAGCACTCCTCTTGGAGGTCGATCTCCTGGTCGCTGTCGGTAGTCTTCTCATCTGGAAATAAATAACGACATCTTAAGGACAAAATTATTTTTTTCAAGGctttgtgtgtgaggctgtactTCATGAAAGCCAACATAATCCCAGTGATGGCTGAGCTATTTTGGCGTTTAGAGTCATTTCTACTCCCCCCTTGATTGACGTTGGCAAGATTGTCAAATATTTTACGTGGACTATCAGTGGATAAACAGCCACACCAGCCACTATATAGGCTCCTCTCATCATTTGCATGCAAATTCATTTCTGTTGACAGAAATTCGAATCGGTTGAAGTAGgcaaaaataaaatattcaAAACCGCAATAGGGCAGTCCTACTCAAATTAAGACGCATAAACAAAACGGATTTGGATAGTCGCTGCAAAAACATGGTGTTGAAATTCTTAAGGCCCGTGCCTGACCATAGCGTCATCCAGCCGTCAGTAGGTGGCGCATGCGACCAAAGCAAGGGCTGACATAGTGCATATTAACCAATCCCATCCTCGTATTTATCAAACTCTCGTTGACGCATTAGCCTAATTACCTTCCACATCATCCCTGAGTTTAATCTCATCACAAACACGTATACTGTTTCACATACTATTATCCTAAAATACATGCTCATCTTTAATTAATGTGATTTTATTTTCTTGGCCTATAATAAAGACAAACACGTAGAATCAATGTTCCATGATACGGGTAACACTCTACGGCCTACCTCGACTAGCTTGGTTGAACCCCTGCGGACTGCTCCGGGGTCCGAGGGGAGAGTGGACAGATTCCCTTCCAGTTTGTTCACAGGAAGAGTCATCTGAGTCGGCGCAGTCGCCGTCCGCTTTGCTCTGGTCTTCATACATTTGCAGCGATGGAAGTGTTAACTGCTTCCTGCAGACCGGACTGAAATTAGTTAATGCATCTGTATTTCGATATATCACATCATTCGAataaaacatgtaggcctatacgctctataaaaaaacatttataaacCTTCAAATAGGCTACACGACTGAGACAAAAATCTAGGAACAAAAACAATGTAGGCCTAGCCTATTTATTTGAATAGCCTATGTTGGGACTTTCTACGCCTATGCATTGATGAATTATGACACTATACCTCGAATGGCCTATATTAACAATAAACACAATTTCTCTAGGCCTAcctcttttctcttcttccATTTCCTGTGTCTCTGAATCCTTTGGCAAATGGATTGTTATCGATTTTTAGTTGAGTTATCTGGATCAGAGAAAATAATTGGTCAAAGAAAACGTAAACAATAAAATATAGCACTCAATTGGATCAGGCTACAAGAAAATCCCACATAACAGCACGCAAACACGtttagtaaccctaacccagaccaaCGCAATATTTAGCATAGAACCTACCTGTTAGGCCTATCAAAAACTGATCCGGTAAATTTGCACCAAGGAAAGTACGCTATCAAAGAGAAACTGTGGGTTCGAGAAGTTACTTGGATTTTTACCGAAAAGTGAGTCAGGTTGTGTTGATGACACAATTAAACACAGATTATTCTTGATAGTTTAATAGCCTACAACAACTGAATAGCTCCCATTATGTCGTACAATTATTTATAGAAATTGGGTTATACATCACGTCCACCTTTAACTGTTCTCATTTGTATAAATTGCCTGCATGCATTTGACCAGCGCTGATCTCTGTCTTATCGCTTCTGCCCCCGTAGTAGGGGGCATAACCATATACATAATGACACCATACGCCCATCAGAAAACATGTATAGGCTAGGTTACCCCAAGTAACCTCACCAGCGATGGAATGCTTACGAGGGCCATTGAATTATATATACATTAACCAAATTACGTGTGCTTTTAGCCTACTATTTAATTTTACTATTTcagcctttcacacacacacacacacacacacacacacacacacacacacacacactatatgatGAGGAGATATGAAATATAGAATATTTCTTCCCCATAAAAAAGCTCACCTTGTCGTTCTGATAAGCGGTGACTGCGATGAAATCGGTTTCTGGGAAAACGTATGTTCGGAAAGTACTGTACGGTAGCTTGAGGATGTCGTTGGCTCTCACTATGTGAAACCGAGGCTGGTATTTGTGCATCGAATTCAATATAGtctggaagcagagagagacagtttaaCACATTAACATATTTTTATGGATGCCGAGAATGATAACGTGATAGGCTAACGGATGACGTTTCTCCAAATGGCAATCAATTACGGCAAATCGTAGACTTGTCATTAGGAGACATATGCATGAGTGGCACTGCTATGATACCAACTAGGCtatataggcctataggctatgTCAGTTATAGGCCCTATATAGGACTATATATTTTTGTGTACACGTATTTACACGGATGTATTTCAACATTCAATGGGAGAAAAAACGAACTAAAATCTATGCAGAACATAGGCTAATTGTATAAGCTACCAGCAACTTTGCGCTTTTCTCGTTAGGCCTACAACATAATCATGTTAAAATTCAGTTTCACTGATGCCAAGCATTGGTTGTCTAGGCTGCAAATTACACATCCATCAAGTGGGCTAGGCAAAACTACACAAAATTATGTTTTAACTAGAGTCAGAAGGCTTATACCTTAAATAAGGTCCTGTATATTGCAATAAAGCATCTCCCTAAATCGTGATTATTTTTTAAGCAATTATTGAGCAACAATAAATAGGCTATGGCCCTATAATTGCATAAAGGATAGTCCATATCGACTTATGTGTTTGGGTTATTGGCAAGATAAAAGCCTGTGGCCTGTTACAATACTTCTCAAGAATTGACATTTTTGAATTATTTTCTTAATAAGACGCAAACAAAATGCTAACATAGTAGCCTTTTCTATACTAATCATATAGAACTCATATGATTATATCAAATTGACAATTATGCCTACTTACAAATCCATGTTTGTCTGATATATTATTCGTCAACTTGAGTTTATGGAAAGCAACAGGCTTTGCCATCCACTGCTCCCCGGTGGCAGGGCTGTCTGGGTGGATGTACATTCGCTTCGGCATCTCTGGGTCGGCTTTTCCAGCTACCATCCAACGCGAGTTATGGAACTTGTAGCGGCAGTCGTCTGCGGCCACTATATCCATTAGAAGAATATACTTGGCTTTCTTATCGAGCCCATTCACACGTACTTTGAATGGCGGGAACATCCTCCTGAAAATAAGAAATACAATCCTTGTATGATTTGTTATATTTCGCTTTTACACACAtaggcaggttcaaatcctataaGCCTGTGCAGACTGGCACTTACTCTGCAGTTACTGTATCTTCCTTCTGCCTAACCCGTCTGATGCATTTGATGTGGACAAAAATCCTAGCTCAGCTTTCTTCCAGAATAACAAAATAGGCTAACTAGCTAGGCTATAGTATGCTATTGGTGCCTGCTGTTTGTCTTTTTCTTGCGCTCAACCATGTTTGCAAACAACAATAACCTCTCCTTTGTCACAGGCCTAAGCTACAGAGTTCAAAACCCCAAATGATATAACTTTATTTTCCACAGGTTGACGGTGTTGGTAAAGGCCCATGGCATGCTTTGTCTTATCGGAAATAATTGTTTTTCTCCTTGTTATGGTCTCTGTCATTTTAGAAAACACGATCGCGTAAAGCTTGATCTATGAAACTACAAGCACGGTTATTTGACGGCCATTATGTATCTCCGTCATTTGCCCATTATTGGTTATATTTTGTGGACCAAAACATTACAAACCAATTACACAATTATGTCCGTCCACAACTCTATcataataatatttcaataatatttcaaatcACCATAAACAATATTTAGCCTACCTTCCTGATTTTGTAATAACCATTTCGGTTCCTATTTTGTGAAATTGGTCCCATAAATCCTTGGCCTCGAGAGTGACTTTTGGgtcatcctccacctcttcctcaggCTCCAGACTCTT from Osmerus eperlanus chromosome 19, fOsmEpe2.1, whole genome shotgun sequence includes these protein-coding regions:
- the LOC134039733 gene encoding T-box transcription factor TBX2b-like isoform X1, whose translation is MRDPVYTGTAMAYHPFHAHRPADFPMSAFLAAAQPSFFPALALPPGALTKPLSDHGLSGAAEAGLHAALGHHHQSAHLRSLKSLEPEEEVEDDPKVTLEAKDLWDQFHKIGTEMVITKSGRRMFPPFKVRVNGLDKKAKYILLMDIVAADDCRYKFHNSRWMVAGKADPEMPKRMYIHPDSPATGEQWMAKPVAFHKLKLTNNISDKHGFTILNSMHKYQPRFHIVRANDILKLPYSTFRTYVFPETDFIAVTAYQNDKITQLKIDNNPFAKGFRDTGNGRREKSPVCRKQLTLPSLQMYEDQSKADGDCADSDDSSCEQTGRESVHSPLGPRSSPQGFNQASRDEKTTDSDQEIDLQEECSPGASSPPGEHSSPPSPRDRRMDCHDARKESDSVFSIRNLEKDKLDSKHRKETEFTKKDTDAGLSGVKEGFSPLMVQTESPSHFSASHLQSLALSGLHSQQFFNPLNTGQPLFFHPGQFAMSPGAFSTMGMGHLLASVSGASGLENGLSSQGSPNHFPFHLSQHMLASQGISLPPFGGLFPYPYTYMAAAAAASGLPACSASTLGRSAFLSSRPRLRFNPYQIPTSLHPSSNLLSTGLPGGVPAGAEVSKSSSPETSPVLEHRGIKAASNQRTASPKTSVKDSINELQNIQRLVRGLEKTQTVSPTIDSPK
- the LOC134039733 gene encoding T-box transcription factor TBX2b-like isoform X2; this translates as MRDPVYTGTAMAYHPFHAHRPADFPMSAFLAAAQPSFFPALALPPGALTKPLSDHGLSGAAEAGLHAALGHHHQSAHLRSLKSLEPEEEVEDDPKVTLEAKDLWDQFHKIGTEMVITKSGRRMFPPFKVRVNGLDKKAKYILLMDIVAADDCRYKFHNSRWMVAGKADPEMPKRMYIHPDSPATGEQWMAKPVAFHKLKLTNNISDKHGFTILNSMHKYQPRFHIVRANDILKLPYSTFRTYVFPETDFIAVTAYQNDKITQLKIDNNPFAKGFRDTGNGRREKRKQLTLPSLQMYEDQSKADGDCADSDDSSCEQTGRESVHSPLGPRSSPQGFNQASRDEKTTDSDQEIDLQEECSPGASSPPGEHSSPPSPRDRRMDCHDARKESDSVFSIRNLEKDKLDSKHRKETEFTKKDTDAGLSGVKEGFSPLMVQTESPSHFSASHLQSLALSGLHSQQFFNPLNTGQPLFFHPGQFAMSPGAFSTMGMGHLLASVSGASGLENGLSSQGSPNHFPFHLSQHMLASQGISLPPFGGLFPYPYTYMAAAAAASGLPACSASTLGRSAFLSSRPRLRFNPYQIPTSLHPSSNLLSTGLPGGVPAGAEVSKSSSPETSPVLEHRGIKAASNQRTASPKTSVKDSINELQNIQRLVRGLEKTQTVSPTIDSPK